The Xanthomonas sontii genomic sequence CCGCGGCCAACTTCCCGGTCAACGGCGTGCCCAACGGCTACGGCCAGTCGATGGGCCAGGTGCGCGACCTGGACCAGTACACCCAGGAACTGCGCCTGGCCAGCGAAGGCGACGCCCCGCTGCAGTGGCAGGCCGGCGCGTTCTACTTCGACGGCAAGGACACCACCGACTTCTACCAGCGCGCCTACTTCCTGCAGACCGCCGCGCGCAATCCCAACAACTGGGTGCGCCTGCACAACAGCAACACCTCCTGGGCCGGCTTCGGCCAGCTGACCTACAAGGTCACCGACGCACTGACCCTGACCGCCGGCGTGCGCCAGACCCGCGACAGCAAGGAGACCAAGCTGCTCAAGACCGCCGACACCGCGGCCGGCGTGGTCACCTACAAGGGCCGCCGCGACGTGCGCCTGGCCGACACCCAGCCGAGCTGGGACCTGAGCGCGATGTACGCGATCAACCCGAACGTCAACGTGTACGCGAAGGTCGCCCGCGGCTTCCGCGGCCCGACCATCCAGGGCCGTTCGGCGGTGTTCAACTCCGACTTCACCACCGCCGACTCGGAAACCATCCTGTCGTGGGAAGCCGGCATCAAGAGCAACCTGTTCGACAACCGCCTGCGCCTGAACGTCACCGGCTTCACCTACACCGTCGACGACATCCAGCTCAACGGCAACGACTCCAACGGCAACGGCGTGCTGTTCAACGCCGACAAGGCCAAGGCCTACGGCATGGAGGCGGACCTGGACTGGCGCCCGATCCCCAATCTGTCGCTGACCGCGGGCCTGAGCCTGCTGCACAGCGAGATCCAGGACAAGCGCGTGTATGCGCAGGTGTGCGGCCTGAACGGCGTGGTGGTGTGCACGGTGAAGGACCCGACCATCCGCATCGGCAACAACACCTTCGCCCAGATCGACGGCAACCCGCTGCCGAACGCGCCCAAGTACAACGTCAACCTGGCCGCGCGCTACGACATCCCGGTCAACGACGGCGGCGCCTTCTTCGTCGCCACCGACTGGAACAAGCAGGGCTACACCAGCTTCGTGCTGTACGACTCCACCGAGTTCACCTCCAACGGCAACTTCGAGGGCGGCCTCAAGCTGGGCTACACCGGCGACTACGGCGCATGGGAAGTGGCCGCGTTCGCCCGCAACATCACCAACGAGAAGAACCTCAAGGGCGTGATCGAGAACTACATGGCGGCGGTGTACAACGAACCGCGCATCGTCGGCGTCTCCTTCAACCTGCACTGGCACTGATCGCAGCACGTCGTAGCACCACGCCGGCAGCACCTGCCGGCACCAGCGGGCGGGAGGGCGACAGTCCTCCCGCCCGTTTGCGTTTTCGCAGCAGTAAATAGCCGGTAACTGTAGCCATAGCCTTTTTGCTCTTTGCTCTTTGCTCTTTGCTTGCGGCTTTGGCTGTTGCTTTTGATCTACCGGGTTCCCTTCCGAAGCGGCGGCCATCAGGGGGAAACACCCGAAGGGCGGCGTACATGGATGTACGCCGTCCGCGGCAGGGGCAGGATGCCCCTTCCGCGGATCCCCGTGATGGACGCGGACCCGGAGCGCGCAGCGCGGAGGGCGCGTAGGCAGGGTGTGCTTTCTTTTGGTTACTTTTCTTTGCACAAGCAAAGAAAAGTAACTCGCCCGCAAGGGCGAAAGCCTTTGCTCTTGACTGATGTATCAGATGAAGTGAGCTGCAGTAGCGGCTTCAGCCGCGACGGGCGTTCCCGGCAAAACCCGTCGCGGCTGAAGCAACTCCTACGCTCCCAAGACCCCTGAGCAAACCTGCCACCCATCCCAAATCCCATGGCAGCCCCGCCCCGGCTCTGCTAAAGTCCGCGCCCAGCGCTGCCGCGTCCGGCAGCCAGGCACAGCCGCCGCCATGCCTTCAACCGTGAGTCTTTCGGGGGAAGTGGTGTATGCGCGTCGCGCGGTCCGTGTTGTCCTTATGCGTGGTATCCGTCTTGCTGAGCTGGGCGCCGCCAACGCGCGCTGCCGGCGCCGATGCCGCGCCGCCTCCTGATCCCACCACCCTCGACCAGATCGTCGTCACCGGCGAGAAGAGCGGCCGCAGCGTGCAGGACACCACCAGCTCGGTCGCCGTCACCACCGAAGCGCGCATCGAGCAGGAGAACCTGCAGAACGCCTACGAGGTGTTCAACCGCACCGCCAACATGGCCCAGACCTACGGCGATGCCGGCTTCAGCATCCGCGGCATCCGCAACATCGACGGCGGCAGCGATGCGCCGCTGGCTACCATCTACCTGGACGGCGCCGCCCTGCCGTGGAAGGCGATCAGCTGGGCGCCGCTGAGCCTGTGGGACCTGCAGCAGGTGGAAATCCTGCGCGGCCCGCAGTCCACCCTGCAGGGCGAGAACGCCCTGGCCGGCGCGATCGTCCTGCGCACCGCCGAGCCGACCATGGACTGGCAGGGCAAGCTGCGGGTACTGGCCTCCGATCCCTCCGACCGCAGCCTGGCCGGCGCGGTCGGCGGCCCGATCGTCGCCGACGAACTGGCGTTCCGCGCCTCGGTGGAGCAGCGCAGCTTCGACGGCTACACCTGGAACCTCACCCGCCAGGCCGCCGACGACGCGCAGGTCTCGGCGATCTACCGCGGCAAGCTGCTGTGGACGCCGTCGGCGATCGCCGGGCTGAAGGTGCAGCTCGGCTACACCCGCTCGCACCGCACCGGGCCATACATGTACAGCTACGTGCGCACCGATTTGCCCGACTATTTCGCGCACCGCTACACCACCAACAACACCCCGGACCGCACCCGCAGCGACAGCGACATCGTCACCCTGCAGGCCGACTACGCGCTCTCCGACGCCTGGTCGCTGTCCTCGGTCAGCGCCTGGAACAAGGTCACCTCGTCCAGCCTGTGGGACATGGACCATGGCCCGGACAATGCCGGCTACGCGCGGCGCCAGCTCGACGACACCACCGCCTCGCAGGAATTGCGCCTGCACTACGCCGGCACCGCGGTGCAGGGCCTGATCGGCGCGTACTGGGCGCGGCACGTGGAAGACAACGACGCGCAACTGCTGAACAACGTCGCCACGCCGACCACCACCATCGCCGGGCTGCTGCGCAGCGCCGGCTTCCCGGCCGCCACAGCCAGCGCGATCGCCACCCGCTACGCGCAGGCGCTGCCGGTGATTCCGGTCGACTACGTCAGCGCCAGCCCGACCCGCTCCAGCAACCGTGCGCTGTTCGCCGACGGCCAGTGGCAGGTGGGCAGCGGGTTCTCGCTGCTCGGCGGGTTGCGCTACGACCACCAGCGCTACGCCATGGCCTCCGACACCACCGCGGCCTTCGCCGGCCGCTATCCCGACCCGGCCGCCTTCGCCGCCAGCGGCACCGCGCTGTATCGGGCCATCGTCGCGATCAACCAGGGCGTGGCGGGCATCGTGCGCTCGGCCAACGGCGAGGTGGCCTGGAACACGCGCGACTTCGATGCGCTGCTGCCCAAGCTCGGCATGCGCTACGACTGGAACCCGGACCTGTCGACCAGCCTTGTGGTGCAGCGCGGCTACCGCTCCGGCGGCTCCAGCTTCAACTCGGCGCGCAGCCAGGCCTTCCCCTACGACCCGGAATACACCTGGAACTACGAGGCCGCGTTGCGCTCGCAGTGGCTGGACCGGCGCCTGACCCTCAATGCCAACGCCTACTACATCGACTGGAAGGACAAGCAGACCACCGCCTACTTCGGCCTCAACAGCTTCGACTACAACACCGTCAACGCCGGCCGCGCGCATCTGTACGGCGCCGAGCTGGAGGCCAGCCACCGCCCCAGCGAAGCCTTCGACTGGTACGGCTCGCTGGGCTATGCGCGCACCCGCTACGACAGCTTCGCCACCATCGCCGGCGCCTCGGTCATCGACTACGCCGGCCGTGAATTCGCCTACGCGCCGCACTGGACCGCGGCGCTAGGCGCCAACTGGCGCTTCGCCGAGGGCTGGCTGGCCAACCTCAACGCCAGCTTCCGCGACCGCGTCTACACCGACATCGGCGCCGGCGCTGTGCAACTGGCTTCGCGCACCGTGGTCAACGCCAAGTTCGGCTACGAGAACCTGGACTGGAGCGCGTGGATCTTCGCCAACAACCTGCTCGACCGCGACTACGTGCAGTACCGTTGGGCCACCGATCCGGTCGCGATCCTGGGCGCGCCGCGCGTGGTCGGCATCGGTTTCGAGGCGCGCTGGTGATGCTCGCCTTTGCCACCGCCGGCTATCTGCTGGCCGCCGCGCTGGCGGCGCTGGCGTTCTACCTGGCCACCGCGCACCAGCGGCTGCGCCCAGCCTGGCGCCGGCACGCGCGCGCGCTGCGCGTGGCCGGCACGCTGCTGTGCGCAGTGGCACTGGGCGCGGCGATCGCCGCGCTGGGCGTGTGGGCCGGCGTCTTCGCCGCGTTGAGCGCGACGATGCTGGCGGCGGTGGCCCTGCCGTACCTGGATGCGTGGCGGCAATTGCACCAAGGGGCTGGCGATGTGGGCTAGGTGGCTGGCGGCGATCGTGCTGGGCCTGCCGCTGGCGGTGGGCGTCATCGGCTTGTGCGTGCTGCTGTGGCCGGGCGACCTGCAGGTGCATACGTTGCCCTGGCTGTTGCTGGTGTTCCCGCTGTGGGTCGGCGCGATGTCGCTGGCCTTCGTGTTCCGTAGCGGCGCGCGCGCGTGGCTGTGGCTGGGCGCTGCGACCGCACTGTGCTACGTGGCGCTTTACCTGCTCAAGGCCACCCACCTCGTGCAGGTGAGCGCATGAAGGCCGCGACCCTGCGCCAGTTCCTGTCGGCGCACAGCTGGATGGGCCTGCTCGCCGGCATGGCCTTGTTCATCGCCTTCTACGCCGGGGCCATCAACGTGTTCACCCACGACCTGGAGCAGTGGCCGCGCCCGGCCGCGGTGCAGGCCCCGGCGTTGCCGCCGGAGCAGGCCGCGCAGGCGCTGGCCGATGCGGTGCTGGCGCGGCATCCGGCGCTGGCCGAGTCGTACACGCTGATGCTGCCCGGCGAGGGCCGCACGCAGCCGCAGTTGTTCGCGTTCGGGCCGGCCGCGCAGCAGGCCTTCGGCGGCATGGTGCAGTTCCAGCCCGGTGCCGACGGGCAGCCGGTGCAGCTGCCGCAGCGCAGCGGCTTCGTCGCGTTCCTGTACGACCTGCACTTCACTGCCGGGCTGCCGCGCACCTTCGGCACCTACCTGTTCGGCGTGGTCTGCCTGCTGTACGGAGTGGCCCTGGTCAGCGGCGTGGTGCTGTACGCGCCGGTGCTGCTCAAGGACCTGTTCGCGCTGCGCCGCGGCCGCAACGTCAAGCGCCTGTGGCAGGACGCGCACAACGCCATCGGCATGCTGTCGCTGCCGTTCCACGTGATCTTCGCCTGGTCCGGCGCGGTGCTGACCCTGGGCGTGCTGCTGCTGGCGCCGTTCCAGTACCTGGTGTTCGACGGCAAGCTGATGCAGGTGCTGCAGCCGGACTTCGAACTGGCGCCGCACGTGCAGCCCGCGCACGTGCCTGCGCCGATGCTGCCGGTGGCCGAGCTGGTGGCACGGGCGCGCGCGGCCAATCCCGGCTTCGTGCCGGAGAGCCTGTCCTTCCACGATGCCGGCGACGCCAACGCGCAGGTGGAGCTGTACGGCCACCAGGAGCAGCGCCGGCTCAACACGCTCGGCGGCGTGGCGCTGCGCGCGGCCGACGGCCAGGTGTTGCGGGTGCTGTCGCCGCAGACCATGTCGCCGGGCGTGGCCGCGCTGCGCGGCCTGCAGACCCTGCACTTCGGCGACTACGGGCGCTGGCCGCTGCAGTGGCTGTACTTCCTGCTCGGGCTCGGCGGCGCCTTCCTGTTCTACAGCGGCAACCTGCTGTGGGTGGAAGCGCGGCGGAAGCGCCGCCAGGTCGCGCAGCCGTTGCGCACCCACGTCATGGCGCGGCTGACCGCCGGCGTCTGCCTGGGCTGCGTGGCCGGGGTGTCGGCGCTGTTCGTGGCCGCGCGCCTATTGCCGCCGGGGATGGAGCGCGGGGCGTACTACGCCGTGTTCGCGCTCGGCGTGGCCTGGTCGCTGCTGCGGCCGACCGCGCGCGGCGCCTACGAACTGCTGCTGGCCTGTGCGGTGCTGACCGCGCTGGTGCCGCTGGCCGGGTTGCGCGGCGCCGCCGGCTGGGTGGCGCCGTGGAGCAGCGGGACGCTGCTGGCCATCGACGCCTGCGCGCTGGCGCTGGCCTGGGCCTACTGGCAGATGGCGTGCGCCGCGTATCGCCGCGGGCAGGGCGGCGATCCACACAGCGTGTGGGCGTTCCCGCCGCCGCGCTGACGCTCGCCCTGCCGTGCCAAGGCGGCGCGGCAGGGCGCTGCTGTCACGCAACCGATCGTCCCAAAAGTGGACAATCACGCGCCGGTGCTTTTTCATGGTCTCGACGTGGGCACCGCAGCGTCCGCGCGAAACCGAATCGGGTGACACGATCTGACGTGACCTGATCCGCACTTCGCGCCGCGTTGCCGTCGACAGGGGACTGCATGCACGAGCGTTACCAGGAGCCACACGACGCACCGCCGGGCGAGGCCTACGCGGCGCAATTGCGCAAGGGATTCGCCGCGCTGCGTTTCGATCCTCCGCTGGAACGGGCGTACCGCCACTACACCGCCGCCACGCTGGGCTTCGCGCAGCGCGTGGCGGCCTCGCTGGGCGTGTTGATCGCGCTGCTGCTGCTGGGCTGGGACGCGGTGCATTTCGGCTGGCGCGGCGGCGGCCTGCTCGGCTATGCGGTGGCGGTGCGCGTGGCGACCCTGCTGGCGTTGCTGTGGGTGGCGGTGGCGATCCATCGCGCCGACACGCACGGCCCCGGCCGTGCCGCGCTGTTGCTGCTGGTCGGCGGCAC encodes the following:
- a CDS encoding TonB-dependent receptor; the encoded protein is MVSVLLSWAPPTRAAGADAAPPPDPTTLDQIVVTGEKSGRSVQDTTSSVAVTTEARIEQENLQNAYEVFNRTANMAQTYGDAGFSIRGIRNIDGGSDAPLATIYLDGAALPWKAISWAPLSLWDLQQVEILRGPQSTLQGENALAGAIVLRTAEPTMDWQGKLRVLASDPSDRSLAGAVGGPIVADELAFRASVEQRSFDGYTWNLTRQAADDAQVSAIYRGKLLWTPSAIAGLKVQLGYTRSHRTGPYMYSYVRTDLPDYFAHRYTTNNTPDRTRSDSDIVTLQADYALSDAWSLSSVSAWNKVTSSSLWDMDHGPDNAGYARRQLDDTTASQELRLHYAGTAVQGLIGAYWARHVEDNDAQLLNNVATPTTTIAGLLRSAGFPAATASAIATRYAQALPVIPVDYVSASPTRSSNRALFADGQWQVGSGFSLLGGLRYDHQRYAMASDTTAAFAGRYPDPAAFAASGTALYRAIVAINQGVAGIVRSANGEVAWNTRDFDALLPKLGMRYDWNPDLSTSLVVQRGYRSGGSSFNSARSQAFPYDPEYTWNYEAALRSQWLDRRLTLNANAYYIDWKDKQTTAYFGLNSFDYNTVNAGRAHLYGAELEASHRPSEAFDWYGSLGYARTRYDSFATIAGASVIDYAGREFAYAPHWTAALGANWRFAEGWLANLNASFRDRVYTDIGAGAVQLASRTVVNAKFGYENLDWSAWIFANNLLDRDYVQYRWATDPVAILGAPRVVGIGFEARW
- a CDS encoding TonB-dependent receptor produces the protein MLLSSLSPRPMTARAAPARTRLAQACAALVLASVAAAAAAQDSAPSLAGSETRPANAAGTGDAATSLDTIIVTAEHREQNLQEVPVSVGVVQGEAMRDFTAGGDDTLLALSGRVPSFYAETTTGRIFPRFYIRGLGNIDFYLGASQPVSIIQDDVVLEHVVLKSNPVYDVDQVEVLRGPQGSLFGRNTTAGIVKFDSIKPSDDYTGRVTASYGSYNTVSVDGGIGGPINDVLSFRVSTLYQHRDDWVDNTYTGPSADGTVTPKKDAMGGYDDRNARLQLLLKPSENFSLLGSFHTRDYDGTSTLFLRGALHKGSNKVDVPRDQVAYDEAHDNPQAYKTHGASLKAIYDFGGVSLTSISAYETTSGYSRGDTDGGAAANFPVNGVPNGYGQSMGQVRDLDQYTQELRLASEGDAPLQWQAGAFYFDGKDTTDFYQRAYFLQTAARNPNNWVRLHNSNTSWAGFGQLTYKVTDALTLTAGVRQTRDSKETKLLKTADTAAGVVTYKGRRDVRLADTQPSWDLSAMYAINPNVNVYAKVARGFRGPTIQGRSAVFNSDFTTADSETILSWEAGIKSNLFDNRLRLNVTGFTYTVDDIQLNGNDSNGNGVLFNADKAKAYGMEADLDWRPIPNLSLTAGLSLLHSEIQDKRVYAQVCGLNGVVVCTVKDPTIRIGNNTFAQIDGNPLPNAPKYNVNLAARYDIPVNDGGAFFVATDWNKQGYTSFVLYDSTEFTSNGNFEGGLKLGYTGDYGAWEVAAFARNITNEKNLKGVIENYMAAVYNEPRIVGVSFNLHWH
- a CDS encoding PepSY domain-containing protein, whose protein sequence is MKAATLRQFLSAHSWMGLLAGMALFIAFYAGAINVFTHDLEQWPRPAAVQAPALPPEQAAQALADAVLARHPALAESYTLMLPGEGRTQPQLFAFGPAAQQAFGGMVQFQPGADGQPVQLPQRSGFVAFLYDLHFTAGLPRTFGTYLFGVVCLLYGVALVSGVVLYAPVLLKDLFALRRGRNVKRLWQDAHNAIGMLSLPFHVIFAWSGAVLTLGVLLLAPFQYLVFDGKLMQVLQPDFELAPHVQPAHVPAPMLPVAELVARARAANPGFVPESLSFHDAGDANAQVELYGHQEQRRLNTLGGVALRAADGQVLRVLSPQTMSPGVAALRGLQTLHFGDYGRWPLQWLYFLLGLGGAFLFYSGNLLWVEARRKRRQVAQPLRTHVMARLTAGVCLGCVAGVSALFVAARLLPPGMERGAYYAVFALGVAWSLLRPTARGAYELLLACAVLTALVPLAGLRGAAGWVAPWSSGTLLAIDACALALAWAYWQMACAAYRRGQGGDPHSVWAFPPPR